In the genome of Ignavibacteriota bacterium, one region contains:
- the glgA gene encoding glycogen synthase GlgA, translating into MSKPLSILFVSSEVVPFAKTGGLADVSGALPQVVREMGHDIRIIMPKFAAVSDRRFKIHDIKRLTDIPIEVGERTLLGSVKSSFLTNIKTKVQVYFLANDELYNRADLYVDPATKEPWPDNDDRFIFFSRGVIETIKLLGWKPDILHLNDWQSGLVAALVKTVYAKDPLFKNTRIVFTVHNAAYQGVFPKASFEKTGLPASAFGMDGVEFHGNVNLLKAGLMYADAITTVSETYAKEIRSSEEYGYGLEGVFKKRSKHTFGLLNGMDTAIWNPGADTLIPNRFSLDDLSGKVENKKALCERFGLPYSDSVPVIGIVSRLADQKGFDLVQEKMEALLGENLQLVVLGSGEKKYEEFFTKTAKKNSKKMGVHIGFDEPLAHLIEAGSDMFLMPSKYEPCGLNQMYSLQYGTLPIVRATGGLADTVIDLDEKPKTGNGFVFQNYKGADMHKAVKRAVSAFKNRDAWTAAMHRAMKTDFSWNASAQRYIDLYANLLKKK; encoded by the coding sequence ATGTCGAAACCCCTGAGTATACTCTTCGTTTCGAGCGAAGTTGTTCCGTTCGCAAAAACCGGCGGCCTCGCCGACGTCTCCGGAGCGCTTCCCCAGGTTGTTCGCGAGATGGGTCACGACATCCGCATCATCATGCCGAAGTTCGCTGCCGTCAGCGATCGTCGGTTCAAAATACATGACATCAAACGACTGACGGACATTCCGATCGAGGTGGGCGAGCGCACGCTTTTGGGAAGCGTGAAGTCGTCGTTTCTAACGAACATCAAAACGAAGGTGCAGGTGTACTTCCTCGCGAACGACGAGCTGTACAACCGCGCGGACCTGTACGTCGATCCCGCAACAAAAGAGCCGTGGCCGGACAACGACGACCGCTTCATCTTCTTCAGTCGTGGTGTGATCGAGACGATCAAGCTTCTCGGATGGAAACCCGACATCCTTCACCTCAACGACTGGCAGTCGGGCCTTGTTGCGGCGCTCGTGAAGACAGTGTACGCGAAGGATCCGCTATTCAAAAACACACGCATCGTCTTCACCGTGCACAACGCCGCATACCAGGGAGTATTTCCCAAGGCCTCATTCGAGAAGACAGGACTTCCTGCCAGCGCTTTCGGGATGGACGGCGTGGAGTTTCACGGCAACGTGAATCTGCTTAAGGCGGGACTCATGTATGCGGACGCGATCACCACGGTGAGCGAAACCTACGCAAAAGAAATCCGCTCGAGTGAAGAATACGGATACGGTCTTGAGGGTGTTTTCAAGAAGCGTTCAAAACATACATTCGGGCTGTTGAATGGAATGGACACCGCGATTTGGAATCCCGGCGCGGACACGCTCATTCCCAACCGGTTTTCCCTTGATGATCTTTCCGGAAAGGTCGAGAATAAAAAAGCCCTCTGCGAACGTTTCGGCCTGCCATACAGCGACAGCGTGCCCGTGATCGGCATCGTGTCGCGTCTTGCTGACCAGAAGGGTTTCGATCTTGTGCAGGAGAAAATGGAGGCATTGCTCGGTGAGAACCTCCAGTTGGTCGTTCTCGGATCGGGCGAGAAAAAGTACGAGGAATTCTTCACGAAGACCGCGAAGAAAAACTCCAAGAAAATGGGAGTACACATCGGGTTCGACGAACCCCTTGCCCATTTGATCGAAGCCGGAAGCGACATGTTTCTGATGCCGTCGAAATACGAGCCGTGCGGACTGAATCAGATGTACAGTCTGCAGTACGGAACACTGCCCATCGTACGCGCGACAGGCGGCCTTGCCGACACGGTCATTGATCTCGATGAGAAACCCAAAACCGGCAACGGATTCGTGTTCCAAAACTACAAGGGGGCCGACATGCACAAGGCCGTCAAACGTGCGGTCAGCGCCTTCAAGAACCGCGACGCCTGGACTGCCGCGATGCACCGTGCAATGAAAACGGACTTCTCGTGGAATGCGTCGGCGCAGCGCTACATCGACCTGTACGCCAATCTCCTGAAAAAGAAATAA
- a CDS encoding SpoIID/LytB domain-containing protein — protein MRKAELPIARLFDLHADTRDQVYTGSSRSSVATDRAVRETAGLALSYESKYAECYYHGTCGGSTEAVSLVWGRPQSKPYLAGIRDAGRHGMYCSSSPQFRWTESYSRDDIENILRANLGAAHDSLERGGPDRTLHLLDLAILHRMPSGRVARLRVVFGNRARQWPVELEGDRLRWVLRRPDGFSPLRSTLFDLVIERDQNRWITRVTIRGGGNGHGIGFCQTGALDRAKKGYTCEEILRAYFPGTTVVASSP, from the coding sequence ATGCGCAAGGCCGAACTGCCGATCGCCCGACTCTTTGATCTGCATGCGGACACACGCGATCAGGTCTACACGGGATCGAGCCGCAGTTCGGTTGCAACCGATCGCGCCGTACGCGAAACCGCGGGGTTGGCATTGAGCTACGAGAGCAAATATGCCGAGTGTTATTATCACGGGACCTGCGGCGGAAGCACGGAGGCCGTGTCGCTGGTGTGGGGGAGGCCGCAGTCAAAACCGTATCTGGCAGGTATTCGCGATGCAGGAAGGCATGGCATGTACTGCTCCTCCTCTCCACAGTTTCGTTGGACCGAATCCTATTCCCGCGACGATATCGAAAACATACTTCGCGCGAACCTCGGCGCCGCGCATGATTCACTCGAGCGCGGAGGTCCGGACCGCACACTGCATCTGCTCGATCTCGCAATTCTCCACCGTATGCCTTCGGGACGTGTCGCACGACTGAGGGTGGTGTTCGGCAACCGCGCGCGACAATGGCCGGTGGAGCTTGAAGGAGACCGCTTGCGCTGGGTCCTGCGACGACCGGATGGATTCTCTCCGCTTCGCAGCACCTTGTTTGACCTTGTCATCGAGCGCGATCAGAACCGATGGATCACACGCGTAACGATCCGCGGCGGTGGAAACGGGCACGGAATCGGCTTCTGCCAGACGGGCGCGCTTGACCGGGCGAAGAAAGGGTACACGTGCGAAGAGATCCTTCGTGCATACTTCCCCGGCACCACGGTGGTCGCCTCCTCCCCGTAA